From a single Centropristis striata isolate RG_2023a ecotype Rhode Island chromosome 14, C.striata_1.0, whole genome shotgun sequence genomic region:
- the si:ch1073-513e17.1 gene encoding sialin, producing MPRPHGLSINSAPSDKSEDSEPLIENDEVPPVCCSARLNLAFLMFLGFTVVYGLRVNLSVAMVAMVNNTDSKPAQNHSVIYACPLPPGSENSSDTFQQPDGVPQYPWDSETQGWLLGAFFFGYLCTQIPGGYLSGHYGGTIFMGLGVLGTAVLTLLTPLAAQMGSYWLFALRALEGFGEGVTFPAMMSMWARWAPPLERSRLMTLSGSGGNFGAFVSLPLTGFICQTLGWPAVFYFCGGAGCLWAVFWFIFVYDDPRTHRRISKEERDYIIKSIGSQGTGHGWSVPLLPMLLSAPLWAIIVTQMCSNWSYYTLLTSLPTYMNNIMHFDLKSNGFLSALPYLGAWLCSTLSGVVADSLIERKVFSVTTVRKLFTLSGLLPAAALLVAVSYAGCSHILTITCLTLSSTIGGITASGVFINQIDIAPRYAGFLLGITNTFGTIPGIVAPIATGYFTEDHTLAGWRKVFWVAAGINVGGALIYAMLGSGKIQPWANTEEERDEAERDRSRSITT from the exons ATGCCGCGACCACATGGCCTCTCCATTAACTCAGCTCCTTCGGACAAGAGCGAGGACAGCGAGCCTCTCATCGAGAATGATGAAG TCCCGCCTGTGTGCTGCTCGGCTCGCCTCAACCTGGCCTTCCTGATGTTCCTCGGGTTCACCGTCGTCTACGGCCTCCGTGTCAACCTCAGCGTGGCCATGGTAGCCATGGTGAATAACACCGACTCCAAACCAGCACAGAACCATTCCGTTATCTACGCCTGTCCGCTGCCGCCAGGGTCCGAAAACAGCAGTGACACTTTCCAACAACCTGATGGG GTCCCCCAGTACCCGTGGGACTCTGAGACTCAGGGCTGGCTACTGGGAGCTTTCTTCTTCGGCTACCTGTGCACACAGATCCCGGGGGGCTACCTGTCGGGTCACTACGGGGGGACTATCTTCATGGGTCTGGGTGTGCTGGGCACCGCCGTCCTCACGCTGCTCACCCCTCTTGCGGCTCAGATGGGGTCCTACTGGCTGTTTGCACTGCGAGCGCTGGAGGGCTTCGGCGAG GGCGTAACGTTCCCCGCCATGATGTCCATGTGGGCTCGGTGGGCTCCTCCTCTGGAGCGATCCCGTCTGATGACCCTGTCGGGGTCTGGGGGCAACTTTGGAGCCTTCGTGTCTCTGCCGCTCACCGGCTTCATCTGCCAAACCTTAGGCTGGCCCGCCGTCTTCTACTTCTGTG gggGTGCTGGTTGCCTCTGGGCAgtcttttggtttatttttgtatacGATGACCCTCGCACCCATCGCCGAATcagcaaagaggagagagattACATCATAAAGTCCATCGGGTCTCAG GGTACAGGTCATGGCTGGTCCGTGCCCCTGCTGCCCATGCTGCTGTCGGCCCCGCTGTGGGCCATCATCGTCACCCAGATGTGTTCAAACTGGTCCTACTACACCCTGCTCACCTCCCTGCCCACCTACATGAACAACATCATGCACTTTGACCTCAAATCG AATGGTTTCCTCTCCGCTCTGCCGTACCTTGGTGCCTGGTTGTGCTCGACGCTGTCGGGGGTCGTAGCGGACAGTCTGATCGAGAGGAAGGTGTTCAGCGTCACCACTGTACGCAAGCTCTTCACACTCTCAG GTCTGCTGCCAGCTGCAGCTCTCCTCGTGGCTGTGAGCTACGCCGGCTGCAGCCACATCCTCACCATCACCTGCCTCACCCTCTCCTCCACCATCGGAGGAATCACCGCCTCCGGAGTCTTCATCAACCAAATAGACATCGCTCCACG GTACGCAGGATTCCTTCTGGGAATCACCAACACATTCGGGACCATTCCTGGAATCGTGGCACCCATCGCTACAGGATACTTCACTGAAGAC CACACTCTGGCCGGCTGGAGGAAAGTGTTCTGGGTGGCGGCTGGGATCAACGTCGGCGGCGCTCTCATCTACGCCATGTTGGGCAGCGGAAAGATCCAGCCGTGGGCCAAcacggaggaggagagagatgaggCAGAGAGGGACCGGAGCAGGTCCAtcaccacataa
- the LOC131984750 gene encoding elongation factor 1-alpha, which translates to MGKEKIHINIVVIGHVDSGKSTSTGHLIYKCGGIDKRTIEKFEKEAAEMGKGSFKYAWVLDKLKAERERGITIDIALWKFETAKYYVTIIDAPGHRDFIKNMITGTSQADCAVLIVAAGVGEFEAGISKNGQTREHALLAFTLGVKQLIVGVNKMDSTEPPYSQARFEEIQKEVSTYIKKIGYNPSTVAFVPISGWHGDNMLEGSEKMGWFKGWKIERKEGNASGTTLLEALDAILPPARPTDKPLRLPLQDVYKIGGIGTVPVGRVETGILKPSMIVTFAPVNLTTEVKSVEMHHESLPEAVPGDNVGFNIKNVSVKEIRRGYVAGDSKNDPPKGADNFNAQVIILNHPGQINAGYAPVLDCHTAHIACKFSELIEKIDRRSGKKLEDAPKFVKSGDAAIVKLIPQKPMVVEPFSSYPPLGRFAVRDMRQTVAVGVIKAVEAKETSGKTTKAAEKASKKK; encoded by the exons ATGGGAAAGGAAAAGATCCACATCAACATCGTGGTCATTGGCCATGTCGACTCCGGCAAGTCCACCTCCACCGGCCACCTGATCTACAAGTGCGGAGGAATCGACAAGAGAACCATCGAGAAGTTCGAGAAGGAAGCCGCTGAG ATGGGAAAGGGCTCCTTCAAGTACGCCTGGGTGCTGGACAAACTGAAGGCCGAGCGTGAGCGTGGTATCACCATCGACATCGCTTTGTGGAAGTTTGAGACCGCCAAGTACTATGTGACCATCATTGATGCCCCTGGACACAGAGATTTCATCAAGAACATGATCACTGGTACCTCCCAG gcTGACTGCGCCGTGCTGATCGTCGCTGCTGGTGTTGGTGAGTTCGAGGCTGGTATCTCCAAGAACGGCCAGACCCGTGAGCACGCCCTGCTGGCCTTCACCCTCGGAGTGAAGCAGCTGATCGTTGGAGTCAACAAGATGGACTCCACTGAGCCCCCTTACAGCCAGGCCCGTTTCGAGGAAATCCAAAAGGAAGTGAGCACCTACATCAAGAAGATCGGCTACAACCCCTCCACTGTTGCCTTTGTCCCCATCTCTGGATGGCACGGAGACAACATGCTGGAAGGCAGTGAAAAG ATGGGCTGGTTCAAGGGCTGGAAGATCGAGCGTAAGGAGGGTAATGCCAGCGGAACCACCCTGCTGGAGGCTCTTGATGCCATCCTGCCCCCTGCCCGCCCCACCGACAAGCCCCTCCGTCTGCCCCTGCAGGACGTCTACAAAATCGGCG GTATTGGAACTGTACCTGTCGGCCGTGTTGAGACCGGTATCCTGAAGCCCTCCATGATTGTTACCTTCGCTCCCGTCAACCTGACCACTGAGGTGAAGTCTGTTGAGATGCACCACGAGTCTCTGCCCGAGGCCGTGCCCGGTGACAACGTTGGCTTCAACATCAAGAACGTGTCCGTCAAGGAAATCCGTCGTGGATACGTCGCTGGAGACAGCAAGAACGACCCACCCAAGGGAGCCGACAACTTCAACGCCCAG GTCATCATCCTGAACCACCCCGGTCAGATCAACGCAGGTTACGCACCCGTGCTGGATTGCCACACCGCTCACATTGCCTGCAAGTTCAGCGAGCTCATCGAGAAGATTGACCGTCGTTCCGGCAAGAAGCTTGAGGACGCCCCCAAGTTCGTCAAGTCTGGAGACGCCGCCATCGTCAAACTGATCCCACAGAAGCCCATGGTTGTGGAGCCCTTCTCCAGCTACCCTCCCCTTG GTCGTTTCGCCGTGCGTGACATGAGGCAGACGGTTGCCGTCGGTGTCATCAAGGCCGTTGAGGCCAAGGAAACAAGCGGAAAGACAACCAAGGCTGCAGAGAAGGCCAGCAAGAAGAAATGA
- the LOC131984493 gene encoding gap junction alpha-9 protein-like, whose product MGDWNFLGGILEEVHIHSTMVGKIWLTILFIFRMLVLGVAAEDVWNDEQSDFICNTDQPGCRNVCYDQAFPISLIRYWVLQVIFVSSPSLVYMGHAIYQLRALEKERHCKKVALRRELEAVDVELVEVRRRIEKEMKQLEQGKLNKAPLRGSLLCTYLVHIVTRSVVEVSFMVCQYILYGHRLKPLYKCEREPCPNVVDCFVSRPTEKTVFMVFMQGIACLSLFLSLLEIMHLAYKKVKKGILKFYPHLKADLDEYYVDKSKKNSVVHEVCIGTSVSRKTTIPTAPCGYTLLLEKQGNGPTYPLLNASSAFVPIKGDPGAKPDGHKDGKEGVQSPTEQTGNSNNSSSETRSPPADKEDDPEERSSPHHEDMECASSEYPTLPVADTSSCTALSGIVRKSRRVSPPWNCSTLVENNGSDSGESYHGNNSVKLRSSCVGPRARMLSKSDIKRPSRSQSPDSAGELSSVSRHSRESNSPTASSPNRRVSAASSASSRRAPTDLQI is encoded by the coding sequence ATGGGAGACTGGAACTTCCTTGGGGGGATCTTGGAGGAGGTGCATATCCACTCCACCATGGTCGGCAAGATCTGGCTGACGATCCTGTTCATATTCCGGATGTTGGTGCTGGGCGTCGCGGCAGAGGACGTGTGGAACGACGAGCAGTCTGACTTCATTTGCAACACGGACCAGCCCGGCTGCCGCAATGTCTGCTACGACCAGGCGTTCCCCATCTCCCTGATCCGCTACTGGGTGCTGCAGGTGATCTTCGTGTCCTCGCCCTCCCTGGTGTACATGGGTCACGCCATCTACCAGCTGCGAGCCCTAGAGAAGGAGCGCCACTGCAAGAAGGTGGCTCTCCGCCGGGAGCTGGAGGCGGTGGACGTGGAGCTGGTGGAGGTGCGGAGGAGGATTGAGAAGGAGATGAAGCAGCTGGAGCAGGGGAAGCTCAACAAAGCTCCCCTGAGAGGCTCTTTGTTGTGTACTTACCTGGTCCACATTGTTACCCGCTCAGTGGTGGAGGTCAGCTTCATGGTGTGTCAGTACATCCTGTACGGACACCGCCTGAAACCGCTCTACAAGTGTGAAAGGGAGCCGTGCCCGAATGTGGTCGACTGCTTTGTCTCCAGGCCGACTGAGAAAACTGTTTTCATGGTGTTCATGCAAGGGATCGCCTGCCTCTCCCTGTTCCTCAGCCTTCTCGAGATCATGCACCTGGCATACAAGAAGGTTAAAAAGGGCATCCTCAAGTTCTACCCACACCTGAAGGCCGATCTTGATGAATATTACGTCGACAAGTCCAAAAAGAACTCAGTTGTGCATGAGGTTTGCATTGGCACGTCTGTGAGCCGCAAGACGACAATTCCCACAGCGCCATGTGGATACACGTTACTTTTGGAGAAGCAGGGCAACGGACCCACATACCCTCTTCTTAACGCCTCCTCTGCCTTCGTCCCAATAAAGGGGGATCCTGGTGCAAAGCCGGACGGTCACAAGGACGGCAAGGAGGGAGTGCAGAGCCCCACGGAGCAAACCGGCAACTCCAACAACTCAAGCAGCGAGACGCGTTCTCCTCCTGCAGACAAAGAGGACGACCCAGAGGAACGCTCTTCACCCCATCATGAGGACATGGAGTGTGCCAGCTCTGAGTACCCCACCCTCCCTGTAGCAGACACCTCCTCCTGCACAGCACTGTCAGGCATTGTGAGGAAGTCACGGAGGGTCAGCCCACCGTGGAACTGCTCCACTCTGGTGGAGAATAATGGCTCGGACAGTGGGGAGTCCTACCACGGGAACAACAGCGTGAAGCTACGCAGCAGCTGTGTTGGACCCCGAGCGAGGATGCTTTCCAAATCAGACATTAAGAGGCCGAGCAGGTCTCAGAGCCCGGACTCTGCAGGGGAGCTGAGCTCAGTATCCAGACACAGCAGGGAGAGTAACAGCCCCACCGCCTCCTCTCCAAACCGCAGAGTGTCAGCGGCGAGCAGTGCCAGCAGCAGAAGAGCTCCAACTGACCTGCAGATATAA
- the mycbp gene encoding C-Myc-binding protein has product MAHYRASESKREQFRRYLEKSGVIDTLTSVLVALYTETDKPNDALDFIKLQLCAARSEPADAEALRVELADLQQKYNLLMEENQELRNRLMQYESTT; this is encoded by the exons ATGGCCCATTACAGA GCGTCAGAATCGAAGCGAGAACAATTTAGAAGATATCTTGAAAAATCAGGAGTCATTGACACTTTAACAAGTG tTTTAGTGGCACTTTATACAGAGACTGACAAACCCAACGATGCACTGGA TTTCATAAAGCTTCAACTCTGTGCGGCCCGCTCAGAGCCGGCAGACGCTGAGGCTCTTCGCGTGGAGCTGGCTGACCTGCAACAGAAATACAACCTGCTCATGGAGGAGAACCAAGAGCTGAGAAACAGG CTGATGCAGTACGAATCCACCACCTGA